DNA from Geobacillus vulcani PSS1:
GCGCATCCGGCAGCTCCTTCATGTCTTTGATGCCGCCCAAAAATTTCTCGAGCCGCTCTTTTTCTTTTTTCAAGCCGATGACTTCTTTTTTCGGCAGAACGTCAAATACGCCGTCTTCTTCCATTTTTTCAATTTCGCGCAGCCGTTTGATCCGTTTTTGGATCGTGGCAAAGTTCGTCAGCGTGCCACCGAGCCAGCGCTGATTGACATAAAACATGCCGCAGCGTTCTGCTTCTTCCTTCACGGATTCTTGCGCTTGTTTTTTCGTGCCGACGAACAAAATTTTGCCGCCATTCGCCGCCAATTCGCGGACGAAGTTGTATGCTTCCTCGACTTTTTTCACCGTTTTTTGCAAGTCGATGATATAGATGCCGTTGCGCTCCGTAAAAATGTATTTTTTCATTTTCGGGTTCCAACGGCGCGTCTGATGTCCAAAGTGGACGCCAGCTTCAAGCAGTTGTTTCATCGAAATAACCGACATGTATGCTCCTCCTGTTTCTTCGTGGTTTTTGGTCCTCCGCTTGCCTCATCTTTCAGCAAGACTGGCTGAGCCAGCACCGTTGCTGAAATCCGCAAGCGTGTGTACTCACACCATGAAAAAATATATCACAACTATGAGCGGCAAATCAAGCCGTTATTCGCCTATTGGTCCGTTTTTTGCGCAAATTTGAGCCATAGCTCGACTTCCGTTTTCCCTTTGCCGAGCTGTTTGGCAATTTCTTCGACTGTCGCTCCTTCCGCATATAGGCGGCGAGCGAGCTCACTCGCATCGACTGGTCGGGTGAATGAAAGTTCAAGTACATCCTTGACCGCTCCGATGTCTGGAAAATAGTCCAGCGTCGCGCTGGAGCGGCTTGTTTCTGCGCGTTTCCCGATTTCTCCCCGCTCCGCCGGCTCGTTTTCCTCCTTTTTTGCTTCCGCCGTTCGCTGTTCGACTCCCGCTCCGATTTCACCGCCTCCTGCCCCCGGCATCAACGCCGTCGCTTCGTCGCTCGTGTCCTGCTGCACACTGGGTGCACCGTTCGTTTGCCGTACAGAAACCAATGAAGCCGCTCTGTTGCCAAGCAATGAGTCAAGCTCAGCCAAAAAACGCTCGTTTTCTTCCTTCCAGGCGGCGAGATAAGCGGTCATGGCTTCTTCGAGCTCCTCAGCCCGCCGCTCCGCCTCACCAAGCCGCGACAGACGGAGGAAAAGCACAAGGATCAACCAAAACGACAAGGCGTGCAACAGCAAACTGATTGTTAGCCAAAATGCCATCATGATGTTCACTATCCTTGAATGTCGATCATTTTTCCTTTATAAGGGTGCCCTCCAAAACGGGACGCCTCCTGCTCGAGGCGAGCGCTCGTTCGTTTATCCGTCACCCGGCGGCGTGCACGCTCCGCCCGCTTTTCGCCGGCAGTTGCCATGTGCACCTGCACCGCATAGGAGTGTTGTTGCGTCGAGGCTTGAATCCGTTCCACATCGAGCGCTTTCGGCATGACGCTTTGCAACGCTGGAAGCTGGATGTCCATCGCTTTTTCTCTCCTCTCATTGCTCTTTTGCAAAAAAGCGGCGCAGTTTCCAAAGCGCTTTCGCATGAATTTGCGAAATTCTTGATGTCGACAAATGCAAAAGACTCCCGATTTCTGTAAACGTCAGCTCCTCTTTGTAAAACAAACTAATGACGAGCTGCTCTTTTTCGTTCAGCTGTCCGATGGCTTCAGCCAGCCTTTCGATCATTTCCTGCTTGACGATTTGCTCTTCGGGAAGCGGAGCGCGGTCATCGCGAACCGCCAACAATCCCTCATCTTCGTCGACGGTCGTCTGCCCGAGCGGCAGCCAATGGGAAAAAAACATTTCACTCGCCGCCGCCTGCACTTCCTCTTCCGTCATCCCGAGCTCAGCGGCGATCTCTTTCGCCGTCACCGATCGCATATGGCGCTGTTCGAGCCGCTCAATAGCTTCCTCAATTTTTTTGGCCTTATCACGCATGTTGCGCGGCAACCAGTCTTCTTTGCGCAAACCATCTAAGATGGCGCCGCGAATGCGAAACGAGGCGTACGTGTCGAACTTCAAATCACGCGATGGATCAAATTTCTCAAGCGCATCGTATAAACCGACGAGTCCAAGGCTGACGAGCTCATCCTTCGGCACGGAGCTCGGCAGCGTCGCCGAAATCCGCTGCACGTGGTAGAAGACAAGCGGCATATAACGCTGCACCAGCTCCTCAGCCGCATGGCGGTTACGGCCGTTGATCCATTCATCCCAGTATTTCCGTTCTTCGTCTTTTAGCGCGCTTCTCATTCTTCTCCCCCTTGCCTTGCGGAAACGGCGCGTCTCGGTCAAATTTCCTTTATTTCTTGAGTGGCGGTGCGGATGGAGAGCACGCCCGTCTGCGGATTAAATTCGATCGTACGGCCGTTACGGCCTCCGACATCTTCGGCAACGACCGGAATGTGAAGCCGCTCGAGCTGCTTTTTCACTTCCTCCACATTGCGCGCGCCAATGCCCATCACATCACCGCCAGCTGTCGAAAACGAAAACATTTGCGCCCCGCCAGCCATCTTCGCTTTCAGCATCCCTTTCCGACCACCGGCAGCCATGACGAGCTGAGCGAGCGCCTCAACGGCCGTATCGGCGTATTTGGCTGCATTGATGACTCCGCCGCGCGCCATCGAGGAATGCGGAAGCATGACGTGCGCCATGCCGGCAACCGCCTTGCCTGCGTCGTAAATGACGACACCGACGCACGATCCGAGTCCACATGTACGAATGACGTTCGGTGCTACGACAACCTCCATTTCCGCAATGCCGATTTTGACAGCCTGCGCTGTGCTCATAGACCATCCACACCTAGCGCTCGAAAGATGATGGAAAACGAATCTGGGTCAGGAAGAAGAAAGAAATGGCCGTTGATGCTTTCGTCCGGACGCCGTTCATCGTAAATGGCCGTGTCGATCAAAATGGCGTAATCGCCTACGCGCGACAGCTCAAGCAATCCGAACGACAGCACAGCTCCGATCATGTCGATGGCCAATGCCGGCACGGACGGGTGCAAGTTCAGCTGGGTAAAGTCAGCCAATGCCGATAAATACGAGCCGGCTAAAATGTTGCCGAGCTCCTGAAGCGCTGAGCAGCCAAGTTCATGGGCTTCTCCTTGAAACGAAAACGCGTCATCGCCAATCATCCGGCGGACAAATCGCTCAGCCTGCTCCGGCGGCAGCACAAAAAACATGTTTCCCGGCGCTTCTCCTTCGATGCGCAAATAGACACACGCCACCACTTGTTCCGGTCCGCCGATCAACTCCATCATTTCAGCAAACGTGGCAATTTGAACGCGCGGCACCGCCATTTCAATTTTTTTGTTTAGCAACGTCGACAAAGCCGTCGCC
Protein-coding regions in this window:
- the rpsB gene encoding 30S ribosomal protein S2 — protein: MSVISMKQLLEAGVHFGHQTRRWNPKMKKYIFTERNGIYIIDLQKTVKKVEEAYNFVRELAANGGKILFVGTKKQAQESVKEEAERCGMFYVNQRWLGGTLTNFATIQKRIKRLREIEKMEEDGVFDVLPKKEVIGLKKEKERLEKFLGGIKDMKELPDALFVIDPRKERIAVAEARKLNIPIIGIVDTNCDPDEIDYVIPANDDAIRAVKLLTSKIADAVLEAKQGEEAAVAAE
- a CDS encoding FliA/WhiG family RNA polymerase sigma factor gives rise to the protein MRSALKDEERKYWDEWINGRNRHAAEELVQRYMPLVFYHVQRISATLPSSVPKDELVSLGLVGLYDALEKFDPSRDLKFDTYASFRIRGAILDGLRKEDWLPRNMRDKAKKIEEAIERLEQRHMRSVTAKEIAAELGMTEEEVQAAASEMFFSHWLPLGQTTVDEDEGLLAVRDDRAPLPEEQIVKQEMIERLAEAIGQLNEKEQLVISLFYKEELTFTEIGSLLHLSTSRISQIHAKALWKLRRFFAKEQ
- a CDS encoding chemotaxis protein CheD — protein: MSTAQAVKIGIAEMEVVVAPNVIRTCGLGSCVGVVIYDAGKAVAGMAHVMLPHSSMARGGVINAAKYADTAVEALAQLVMAAGGRKGMLKAKMAGGAQMFSFSTAGGDVMGIGARNVEEVKKQLERLHIPVVAEDVGGRNGRTIEFNPQTGVLSIRTATQEIKEI
- a CDS encoding chemotaxis protein CheC; amino-acid sequence: MDDIRNLTGMHIDILREIGNIGAGNAATALSTLLNKKIEMAVPRVQIATFAEMMELIGGPEQVVACVYLRIEGEAPGNMFFVLPPEQAERFVRRMIGDDAFSFQGEAHELGCSALQELGNILAGSYLSALADFTQLNLHPSVPALAIDMIGAVLSFGLLELSRVGDYAILIDTAIYDERRPDESINGHFFLLPDPDSFSIIFRALGVDGL